The Deinococcus metalli genome includes a window with the following:
- a CDS encoding carbohydrate ABC transporter permease, whose translation MTTTVSPQRAARARSRPRSPLAPYLFLLPYLLIFLSFWAWPIVSSFLMSFKDSRLGAVAPYGLSNWSRLVSDDFFGTALKNTLLILVIQVPVMLSLATALAVALNSRLLRAAGLFRFAFFAPLVVGTVAYSAVFRLLFNTDYGMVNRALHGVGLPGVDWLNQAGPAMTVLILAMTWRWTGYNAIILLAGLQGIPEDVYEAASLDGATPWQQFWRITLPLLRPSLLFCLVLSVIGTLQLFTEPALITNSGPGNATMTLGTYLYQQGFRSFNFGYASAIAYTVAALAAIFSAVQLRLFGREQ comes from the coding sequence ATGACCACCACCGTGTCCCCGCAGCGAGCGGCGCGCGCCCGCTCCCGGCCCCGCTCGCCGCTCGCGCCGTACCTGTTTCTGCTGCCGTACCTGCTGATCTTCCTGAGCTTCTGGGCGTGGCCGATCGTGAGTTCCTTCCTGATGTCCTTCAAGGACTCGCGCCTGGGCGCCGTGGCCCCCTACGGCCTGAGCAACTGGTCGCGTCTGGTCAGTGACGATTTCTTCGGCACCGCCCTGAAGAACACGCTGCTGATCCTGGTGATCCAGGTGCCGGTCATGCTGTCGCTGGCGACCGCGCTGGCCGTGGCCCTGAACAGCCGCCTGCTGCGCGCGGCGGGCCTGTTCCGCTTCGCGTTCTTCGCGCCGCTGGTGGTGGGCACCGTGGCGTACTCGGCGGTGTTCCGGCTGCTGTTCAACACCGACTACGGCATGGTGAACCGCGCCCTGCACGGCGTCGGCCTGCCGGGCGTGGACTGGCTGAACCAGGCTGGCCCCGCCATGACGGTGCTGATCCTGGCCATGACGTGGCGCTGGACCGGCTACAACGCCATCATCCTGCTCGCGGGGTTGCAGGGCATTCCCGAGGACGTGTACGAGGCCGCCTCGCTCGACGGCGCGACGCCGTGGCAGCAGTTCTGGCGGATCACGCTGCCGCTGCTGCGCCCCAGCCTGCTGTTCTGCCTGGTGCTGAGCGTGATCGGCACGCTGCAACTGTTCACCGAGCCCGCCCTGATCACCAACAGCGGCCCCGGCAACGCCACCATGACGCTCGGCACGTACCTGTACCAGCAGGGCTTCCGGTCGTTCAACTTCGGCTATGCCAGCGCGATCGCCTACACCGTGGCAGCCCTGGCGGCGATCTTCAGCGCGGTGCAGCTGCGCCTGTTCGGGCGGGAACAGTGA
- a CDS encoding ABC transporter substrate-binding protein, giving the protein MKKTALLTALTLASLTAISGASAQGSALSGTVTVWSWDVAAKALQSTIPSFNAKYPNVKVNVVDLGNQNTYDRGLAGCAAGGADLPDVYSIENNEAEVFWARFPDCFTDLNTLGADKIAAQFPAFKWTELMAGGKRYAMPWDSGPVVIFYRRDLYQQAGVNPTAIKTWDDFIAAGKKVNAKFGGSVKMGAVGNGQDDEWFRMLANQNGCFYFDNSATQVTVAKSGCVQALDTVKKLYANNVVMTSDWGGQITAFKANKLASAMFGAWYEGTIRTNAPDQKGKWGVYPMPASKAGGVRAANLGGSALALPASSKNKEAAYAFIQNALATTGGQVAMLKGEGLVPSLLSAAKDPYVAQPQAYWGNQKVWQTILDTLGDVPQARGTQYFQDARQVMIVVQADYIKGKYKTAQDALNDAAKKISSATGLPVAK; this is encoded by the coding sequence ATGAAGAAGACCGCGTTGCTGACCGCCCTCACCCTCGCCAGCCTGACCGCCATCTCCGGCGCGTCCGCCCAGGGCAGCGCCCTGTCGGGCACCGTGACCGTGTGGTCGTGGGACGTCGCCGCCAAGGCCCTGCAGTCCACCATCCCCAGCTTCAACGCCAAGTACCCGAACGTGAAGGTGAACGTGGTCGACCTGGGCAACCAGAACACCTACGACCGCGGCCTGGCCGGCTGCGCCGCCGGCGGCGCCGACCTGCCCGACGTGTACTCCATCGAGAACAACGAGGCCGAGGTCTTCTGGGCGCGCTTCCCCGACTGCTTCACCGACCTGAACACCCTGGGCGCCGACAAGATCGCCGCGCAGTTCCCGGCCTTCAAGTGGACGGAACTGATGGCCGGCGGGAAACGCTACGCGATGCCGTGGGACTCCGGCCCCGTCGTGATCTTCTACCGCCGCGACCTGTACCAGCAGGCCGGCGTGAACCCCACCGCCATCAAGACCTGGGACGACTTCATCGCGGCCGGCAAGAAGGTCAACGCGAAGTTCGGCGGCAGCGTCAAGATGGGCGCGGTCGGCAACGGCCAGGACGACGAGTGGTTCCGCATGCTCGCCAACCAGAACGGCTGCTTCTACTTCGACAACAGCGCCACCCAGGTCACGGTCGCCAAGAGCGGCTGCGTGCAGGCGCTGGACACCGTCAAGAAGCTGTACGCCAATAACGTCGTGATGACCTCCGACTGGGGCGGCCAGATCACGGCCTTCAAGGCGAACAAGCTCGCCAGCGCCATGTTCGGCGCGTGGTACGAGGGCACCATCCGCACCAACGCCCCGGACCAGAAGGGCAAGTGGGGCGTGTACCCCATGCCCGCCAGCAAGGCCGGCGGCGTGCGCGCCGCGAACCTGGGCGGCAGCGCCCTGGCCCTGCCCGCCAGCAGCAAGAACAAGGAGGCCGCCTACGCCTTCATCCAGAACGCCCTGGCGACCACGGGCGGTCAGGTGGCCATGCTCAAGGGCGAGGGCCTGGTGCCCAGCCTGCTGTCGGCTGCCAAGGACCCGTACGTGGCCCAGCCGCAGGCGTACTGGGGCAACCAGAAGGTCTGGCAGACCATCCTGGACACCCTCGGTGACGTGCCCCAGGCGCGCGGCACCCAGTACTTCCAGGACGCTCGCCAGGTGATGATCGTGGTGCAGGCGGACTACATCAAGGGCAAGTACAAGACCGCGCAGGACGCGCTGAACGACGCCGCGAAGAAGATCAGCAGCGCCACCGGCCTGCCCGTCGCGAAGTAA
- a CDS encoding LacI family DNA-binding transcriptional regulator, with the protein MSDSQQPVSWTAPRVRRAGPCGTLPRGRRSLQADSSAVDSRTFGAYILSNRFRKGENIRKKAPTIYDIAARAQVSVSTASRVLNGHATVNAELRARVEQAMQDLRFRPNRIAQTLYHHRSHTIGCILPDIGNPFFSQLFLQLEIGAFERGYTMILGNTVSTRDLERTYLRTLAERQVDGLLFLGGLANDAAPDPADLHLVQDVAEHLPVVVVNGDLPGVPLAARVRSDEAGGMRDLLSLLRTSGHRDVAFLGGRADVTTTLEKLREFDAVHPAAPPHWRQVTGLTIDAGREAMTALLDGGGPRPTAAVCINDLVAAGALAVARDRGVDVPGTLSLAGFDDVFVAQVVSPPLTSVNHNYGLLARTALDALLDSIDGSAEVRDVAVPTVIAERASIRRLP; encoded by the coding sequence GTGTCCGACAGTCAGCAACCGGTTTCTTGGACGGCGCCCCGGGTCCGGCGAGCGGGTCCGTGCGGAACGCTTCCACGTGGCCGGCGGAGTCTGCAGGCGGACTCCAGCGCAGTTGATTCTCGAACGTTCGGAGCATACATTCTGAGCAACCGGTTTCGCAAGGGGGAGAACATCCGCAAGAAGGCCCCGACCATCTACGACATCGCCGCGCGCGCCCAGGTGTCCGTCTCGACCGCCTCGCGCGTCCTCAACGGCCACGCCACCGTCAACGCCGAACTGCGCGCCCGCGTCGAGCAGGCCATGCAGGACCTGCGCTTTCGCCCCAACCGCATTGCCCAGACGCTGTACCACCACCGCTCTCACACCATCGGCTGCATCCTGCCGGACATCGGCAATCCCTTCTTCTCTCAGCTGTTCCTGCAACTCGAGATCGGGGCGTTCGAACGCGGCTACACCATGATCCTGGGCAACACCGTCAGCACCCGCGACCTGGAACGCACGTACCTGCGCACCCTGGCCGAGCGGCAGGTGGACGGCCTGCTGTTCCTGGGCGGCCTCGCCAACGACGCCGCGCCGGACCCGGCCGACCTGCACCTCGTACAGGACGTGGCCGAACACCTGCCGGTGGTCGTGGTGAACGGCGACCTGCCGGGCGTGCCGCTGGCCGCCCGCGTCCGCTCGGACGAGGCGGGTGGCATGCGCGATCTGCTCTCACTGCTGCGAACCTCCGGGCACCGCGACGTGGCCTTCCTGGGCGGCCGGGCCGACGTCACGACCACCCTGGAGAAGCTGCGTGAATTCGACGCTGTCCACCCCGCGGCTCCGCCCCACTGGCGGCAGGTGACGGGCCTGACCATCGACGCCGGGCGCGAGGCGATGACCGCGCTGCTGGACGGCGGCGGCCCGCGGCCCACGGCAGCGGTGTGCATCAACGACCTCGTGGCGGCCGGGGCGCTCGCCGTGGCGCGCGACCGGGGCGTGGACGTGCCGGGCACGCTCTCGCTGGCCGGCTTCGACGACGTCTTCGTGGCGCAGGTGGTGTCGCCGCCGCTGACCAGCGTGAACCACAACTACGGCCTGCTGGCCCGCACCGCGCTGGACGCGCTGCTGGACAGCATCGACGGCAGCGCCGAGGTCCGCGACGTGGCCGTGCCGACCGTGATCGCCGAGCGCGCCTCCATCCGCCGCCTGCCCTGA
- a CDS encoding Kelch repeat-containing protein, which yields MSTPRSAPAVARVRAVLLSALLMSCAAPPASTPTTPATPDSPVPPPVVSPAQTSPLAWSALAPSPTTLYEGQGTAAEGRLYVIGGFDHNDGQDPIATAAVHVYDPATDTWTTRHDAPEAITHAGVAADGQDLYVAGGFIGDHPGPDTDHVWRYDTRADTWTAMPPLPSPRGAGALVRVGRTLHYVGGTERDASGTDVRDDADHFVLSLDAPTMWHTAAPLPRARNHLGAAVLDGVIYVVGGQHLGDEAYGDVTEVERYDSATDTWTAVAPLPVPLGHVSASTVVWNSKVLAIGGVTTATHAGAIEGEEVGSVFAYDPATNTWSALTSLPGPRQSPVADVIGGALIVTTGSTAQGPVADTWQGR from the coding sequence ATGTCGACCCCCCGCTCCGCCCCCGCCGTGGCCCGTGTCCGGGCCGTCCTGCTGAGTGCCCTGCTGATGTCGTGCGCGGCCCCGCCGGCCAGCACGCCCACGACCCCCGCCACGCCCGACAGCCCGGTTCCCCCGCCGGTGGTCTCTCCGGCACAGACCTCGCCGCTGGCGTGGTCGGCGCTGGCGCCGAGCCCCACCACGCTGTACGAGGGCCAGGGCACGGCAGCGGAGGGCCGCCTGTACGTGATCGGCGGCTTCGACCACAACGACGGCCAGGACCCCATCGCCACGGCCGCCGTGCATGTCTACGACCCGGCCACCGACACCTGGACCACCCGGCACGACGCCCCGGAAGCGATCACGCACGCGGGCGTGGCCGCAGACGGCCAGGACCTGTACGTGGCGGGCGGCTTCATCGGAGATCATCCGGGTCCGGACACGGACCACGTCTGGCGGTACGACACCCGGGCGGATACGTGGACGGCCATGCCGCCACTGCCCAGTCCGCGCGGCGCCGGCGCCCTGGTCCGGGTGGGGCGGACCCTGCACTACGTCGGCGGCACGGAGCGCGACGCCTCGGGCACCGATGTCCGCGACGACGCGGACCACTTCGTGCTGTCCCTGGACGCACCGACCATGTGGCACACGGCGGCGCCGCTGCCCCGGGCCCGCAACCACCTGGGCGCGGCGGTGCTGGACGGCGTGATCTACGTCGTCGGCGGACAGCACCTGGGCGACGAAGCGTACGGCGACGTGACGGAAGTAGAGCGCTACGATTCCGCGACGGACACGTGGACAGCGGTCGCGCCGCTGCCGGTCCCGCTCGGGCACGTCTCGGCGTCCACGGTGGTGTGGAACTCGAAGGTGCTGGCCATCGGCGGCGTGACCACCGCCACGCACGCCGGCGCCATCGAGGGCGAGGAGGTCGGCAGCGTGTTCGCCTACGACCCGGCCACCAACACGTGGTCGGCCCTGACGTCCCTGCCCGGACCGCGGCAGTCGCCGGTGGCGGACGTGATCGGCGGCGCGCTGATCGTCACGACCGGCTCCACCGCCCAGGGACCCGTTGCCGACACCTGGCAGGGCCGCTGA
- a CDS encoding PQQ-dependent sugar dehydrogenase, which yields MTRSRPLRLGMVCALTVTACAVVRGPDTAAPNLGLTVPAGFQVSVYASGFEKPRLMALAPNGDVFVSDEQAGRVWALLDRDGNGVLDSAQVYAEGLNIPHGLAFHGSFLYVATTDAVRRYPYQPGDVTARAAPENLVDLPPGGQHSTRTVVFGPDDRMYVAVGSTCNVCEESDPKRAAVWVYDADGHGGRPYATGLRNAVGLEWYGSTLYATANGRDLAGNDVPPEAFYILEDGRNYGWPYCYPLSAGTPQVWDKTFGKKDQAYCDAAHPAFATTTSHAAPLGLAFYTAAAFPEPYRGQMFVALHGSWNREPKSGYRVVTVDPVTGATADFLSGFQQGLTTTARPVDLQVMPDGALLLTDDGNGVVYRISYHAP from the coding sequence ATGACCCGTTCCCGACCGCTCCGCCTCGGCATGGTGTGTGCCCTGACCGTCACCGCGTGCGCCGTCGTGCGCGGCCCGGACACCGCCGCGCCGAACCTGGGCCTGACCGTCCCTGCCGGCTTCCAGGTCTCCGTCTACGCGTCGGGGTTCGAGAAACCCCGCCTGATGGCACTTGCCCCGAACGGCGACGTGTTCGTGAGCGACGAGCAGGCCGGGCGCGTGTGGGCGCTGCTCGACCGCGACGGCAATGGCGTGCTGGACTCCGCGCAGGTCTATGCCGAGGGCCTGAACATCCCCCACGGGCTGGCCTTCCACGGCAGCTTCCTGTACGTGGCGACCACGGACGCGGTGCGGCGGTACCCCTACCAGCCGGGCGACGTGACCGCCCGCGCCGCGCCGGAGAACCTCGTCGATCTGCCCCCGGGCGGCCAGCACTCCACCCGCACGGTGGTGTTCGGTCCGGACGACCGCATGTACGTGGCGGTGGGCAGCACCTGCAACGTCTGCGAGGAGAGCGACCCCAAACGCGCGGCCGTGTGGGTCTACGACGCCGACGGCCACGGCGGCCGCCCCTACGCGACCGGGCTGCGCAACGCCGTGGGCCTGGAGTGGTACGGCAGCACCCTCTACGCTACGGCGAACGGCCGCGACCTGGCGGGCAACGACGTGCCGCCCGAGGCCTTCTACATCCTGGAGGATGGCCGGAATTACGGCTGGCCGTACTGCTATCCGCTCAGCGCCGGCACGCCCCAGGTGTGGGACAAGACCTTCGGGAAGAAGGATCAGGCATACTGCGACGCCGCGCACCCGGCCTTCGCGACGACCACTTCGCATGCCGCCCCCCTGGGGCTGGCCTTCTACACCGCTGCGGCCTTCCCGGAGCCGTACCGCGGACAGATGTTCGTCGCGCTGCACGGCTCGTGGAACCGGGAGCCGAAGTCGGGCTACCGCGTGGTCACGGTCGATCCGGTCACCGGCGCCACCGCCGACTTCCTGAGCGGCTTCCAGCAGGGTCTGACCACCACCGCCCGGCCGGTGGACCTGCAGGTCATGCCGGACGGCGCGCTGCTCCTCACCGACGACGGCAACGGAGTGGTGTACCGGATCTCGTACCACGCGCCGTGA
- a CDS encoding alpha-mannosidase has protein sequence MTTPDRTPTTWHLTPEQRRIVLGRQLAELRAWADRAHVELTGWHFTFPGDAPVPLRVGQPWPRVDGAVEGGPVVFETSFVVPAGYERPELDLDVGGEGLVRLSTGDAGGLNPHHRRFPVAARPGETVTVRIEAVPKGLFGAHNPEPRLRVARLAQPEPDVAALAMDLGVLLDVVQGLEGQVVAAHLLTAAEDALAGLTWPSDAAAYAGRPGAGVGADMGSLWSTPQPGEALPLSRDVLQGVKQAREKLTARLKQLLAAFPPQGALALSGHAHLDLAWLWPFAETRRKGARTFETVLNLMDRYPDMTFNQSSAQLYAWIEQDHPELFARIAERVREGRWEPVGGMWVEPDAAMTGGESMSRQLLYGQRYFQEKFGRRSTVAWLPDTFGFTGQLPQLLRQGGITGFFTTKLSWNETTAFPHDVWWWEGIDGSRVLGHMFKNDIYGAEALGSYNGDISAEHLLRVTGHDRAAAAPGWRGRAPETLFTYGLGDGAGGPSAPMLERYERLREYPGMPRLRHARVDGFYDALPTTGLPVWVGELYFQLHRGTLSSQGRTKRLHRQLEARLVEADVALALARWAGQDDSAARAELETHWKTHLLHEFHDVLPGSSIREVYAEAEPTLRAALDGATAIRDAALGGSGDAVTVVNPSLFPRPLTAVLPGTGTWRAGNTPLPAQAVEGGTLVVAPGITVPPLGHVVLTAGTAGSPEPTETATLDETPEGLWLGNASLRVLITPDGQLARLVTAAGRDALGPQGHRLVAFRDLPRAWEAWDINPDTQDAALGEDLPGGTVTVLERGPLRVAVQVIRSWRSSTVTQTIRVTAGSPRVDIHTHAEWHERRTLIKAFVDVNARSDFATVETAYGAVRRPTHRNQASDAATFEGSAHRFADLSEPGFGLALLNDGRYGHAAYGSELSVTLLRGPIYPDAHADLGEHEFTYALLPHAGEWTRDVVREATDLNSPLVVAGSAAPTPPVRLEGLPVALGTLKAAEDGSGVILRVYEPHGARGEVTLYAPAGVTVTRVTLIEDDLPEAIPSTPAGGDTHWTLTVRPFEVISVRLSGLEVGRPR, from the coding sequence ATGACCACCCCGGACCGCACGCCCACCACCTGGCACCTCACTCCCGAGCAGCGCCGCATCGTCCTGGGGCGGCAGCTGGCCGAACTGCGCGCGTGGGCCGACCGCGCCCACGTCGAGCTGACCGGGTGGCACTTCACCTTTCCCGGCGACGCGCCCGTGCCCCTGCGCGTGGGCCAGCCGTGGCCGCGCGTGGACGGCGCGGTCGAGGGCGGCCCCGTCGTCTTCGAGACATCGTTCGTGGTGCCGGCGGGCTACGAGCGCCCGGAGCTGGACCTGGACGTGGGCGGGGAGGGGCTGGTGCGGCTCTCGACCGGCGACGCGGGCGGGCTGAACCCGCACCACCGGCGCTTCCCGGTCGCGGCGCGGCCCGGCGAGACCGTGACCGTGCGGATCGAGGCGGTGCCCAAGGGCCTGTTCGGCGCCCACAACCCCGAGCCGCGGCTGCGCGTGGCGCGGCTGGCGCAGCCGGAACCGGACGTGGCGGCCCTGGCGATGGACCTGGGCGTGCTGCTGGACGTCGTGCAGGGCCTGGAGGGACAGGTGGTCGCCGCGCACCTGCTCACGGCCGCCGAGGACGCCCTGGCGGGGCTGACGTGGCCGTCAGACGCGGCGGCGTACGCGGGCCGGCCGGGCGCCGGCGTCGGGGCGGACATGGGCTCGCTGTGGTCGACGCCCCAGCCGGGCGAGGCGCTGCCGCTCTCGCGGGACGTCCTCCAGGGCGTGAAGCAGGCACGCGAGAAACTGACGGCCCGCCTGAAGCAGCTCCTGGCCGCCTTCCCGCCGCAGGGGGCGCTCGCGCTGAGCGGACACGCGCACCTCGACCTCGCGTGGCTGTGGCCCTTCGCGGAGACCCGCCGCAAGGGCGCGCGCACCTTCGAGACGGTGCTGAACCTGATGGACCGTTACCCGGACATGACCTTCAACCAGTCGTCCGCGCAGCTGTACGCGTGGATCGAGCAGGATCATCCGGAGCTGTTTGCCCGCATCGCCGAGCGGGTGCGCGAGGGCCGCTGGGAACCGGTGGGTGGCATGTGGGTCGAGCCGGACGCCGCCATGACCGGCGGGGAGTCCATGAGCCGCCAGCTGCTGTACGGGCAGCGCTACTTCCAGGAGAAGTTCGGGCGGCGCAGCACAGTCGCGTGGCTGCCGGACACCTTCGGCTTCACGGGCCAGCTCCCGCAGCTGCTGCGGCAGGGCGGGATCACGGGCTTTTTCACCACCAAGCTGTCGTGGAACGAGACGACCGCGTTTCCGCACGACGTGTGGTGGTGGGAGGGCATCGACGGCTCACGCGTGCTGGGGCACATGTTCAAGAACGACATCTATGGGGCAGAGGCACTGGGCTCGTACAACGGCGACATCAGCGCCGAGCACCTGCTGCGCGTGACGGGCCACGACCGTGCCGCCGCCGCCCCTGGCTGGCGGGGCCGCGCACCCGAGACGCTGTTTACCTACGGCCTGGGCGACGGCGCGGGCGGTCCCAGCGCGCCCATGCTCGAGCGCTACGAGCGGCTGCGCGAGTACCCCGGCATGCCGCGGCTGCGCCACGCGCGGGTGGACGGGTTCTACGACGCGCTGCCGACCACTGGCCTGCCGGTGTGGGTGGGGGAACTGTACTTCCAGCTGCACCGCGGCACCCTCAGCTCGCAGGGGCGCACCAAACGGCTGCACCGGCAGCTCGAAGCCCGGCTGGTCGAGGCGGACGTGGCCCTCGCGCTGGCCCGCTGGGCCGGGCAGGACGACTCGGCGGCCCGGGCCGAACTGGAGACCCACTGGAAGACGCACCTGCTCCACGAATTCCATGACGTGCTGCCCGGCAGCTCCATCCGCGAGGTGTACGCCGAGGCGGAACCGACCCTGCGCGCGGCCCTGGACGGCGCAACCGCGATCCGCGACGCCGCGCTGGGGGGCAGCGGGGACGCCGTCACGGTCGTCAACCCCTCGCTGTTCCCTCGTCCGCTGACCGCCGTGCTGCCGGGCACGGGAACGTGGCGCGCCGGAAACACGCCCCTGCCCGCGCAGGCCGTCGAGGGCGGCACGCTGGTCGTCGCGCCCGGGATCACGGTGCCGCCGCTCGGGCACGTCGTGCTGACGGCGGGGACCGCCGGGTCGCCCGAACCCACCGAGACCGCCACGCTGGACGAGACCCCCGAGGGCCTCTGGCTGGGCAACGCCTCGCTGCGGGTGCTGATCACGCCCGACGGGCAACTGGCCCGGCTGGTCACCGCCGCCGGCCGGGACGCGCTCGGCCCGCAGGGGCACCGGCTGGTGGCCTTCCGCGACCTGCCGCGCGCGTGGGAGGCGTGGGACATCAACCCCGACACCCAGGACGCCGCGCTGGGCGAGGACCTCCCCGGCGGCACGGTCACGGTGCTGGAACGGGGACCGCTGCGCGTGGCGGTGCAGGTCATCCGGTCGTGGCGCTCCTCGACCGTGACGCAGACGATCCGCGTGACCGCCGGGAGCCCCCGCGTGGACATCCACACGCACGCCGAGTGGCACGAGCGCCGGACACTGATCAAGGCCTTCGTGGACGTGAACGCCCGCAGCGACTTCGCCACCGTGGAGACCGCCTACGGGGCCGTGCGGCGCCCCACGCACCGCAACCAGGCCAGCGACGCCGCGACCTTCGAGGGCAGCGCCCACCGCTTCGCGGACCTCAGCGAACCCGGCTTCGGCCTCGCGCTGCTGAACGACGGCCGCTACGGCCACGCCGCGTACGGCAGCGAGCTGTCCGTGACGCTGCTGCGCGGCCCCATCTACCCCGATGCCCACGCGGACCTGGGCGAACACGAATTCACGTATGCCCTGCTGCCGCACGCGGGCGAGTGGACGCGGGACGTGGTGCGCGAGGCGACGGATCTGAACAGCCCGCTGGTCGTGGCCGGAAGTGCCGCCCCCACGCCCCCGGTCCGGCTGGAGGGCCTGCCGGTCGCGCTGGGCACCCTGAAAGCTGCCGAGGACGGGAGCGGCGTGATCCTGCGTGTCTACGAACCGCACGGCGCCCGCGGCGAGGTGACGCTGTACGCCCCGGCCGGCGTGACGGTCACGCGCGTGACCCTCATCGAGGACGACCTGCCGGAGGCGATTCCCTCCACGCCAGCCGGCGGCGACACGCACTGGACGCTCACGGTGCGGCCCTTCGAGGTGATCAGCGTGCGGCTGAGCGGGCTGGAAGTGGGCAGACCACGCTAG
- a CDS encoding arabinose isomerase, whose product MSEYPLKVGLFGIGLDTYWPQFEGLEERLKGYVAQVAARLERPGVEVVNLGLIDTPPKAREAGHALRRADVDLVFLYVTTYALSSTVLPVVQRAGVPVVILNLQPAAAIDYARFNALGNRTSMTGDWLAYCAACPVPEIANVMKRAGIAFHQVTGVLEGDPHVWQEVDGWIDAARVAHVMAHGRLGVMGRYYNGMLDIYSDLTLQAITFGTHIEVVEPDELAAIRRDVTDEDARARVEDFGREFDVQPDCDPAELLRAARTSVALDRFVARHDLTSLAYYAEGSPGSENEDVLTSVILGCSLLTARGIPVAGEYEVKNAQAMKIMDVLGAGGSFTEYYALDFDDDVVLMGHDGPGHTRIAQGRTKVRPLEVYHGKVGRGLSVEMSVQHGPVTLLSVVEEGRGLKLLVAQGESVPGPILEIGNTNSRYRFSIGARAFVEAWNAQGPAHHCAIGVGHVADRLRKLGALKGLEVVQVC is encoded by the coding sequence ATGAGTGAATACCCCCTGAAAGTCGGCCTGTTCGGGATCGGCCTGGACACGTACTGGCCACAGTTCGAGGGCCTGGAGGAACGCCTGAAGGGCTACGTGGCGCAGGTGGCCGCGCGTCTGGAACGGCCCGGCGTGGAGGTCGTGAACCTCGGCCTGATCGACACGCCCCCGAAGGCGCGCGAGGCCGGGCACGCCCTGCGCCGTGCCGACGTGGATCTCGTCTTCCTGTACGTGACCACCTACGCGCTGTCGAGCACGGTGCTGCCGGTGGTGCAGCGCGCCGGCGTGCCGGTGGTGATCCTGAACCTGCAACCCGCGGCGGCCATCGACTACGCCCGCTTCAACGCGCTGGGAAACCGCACGTCGATGACAGGCGACTGGCTCGCGTACTGCGCGGCGTGCCCGGTGCCGGAAATCGCCAACGTGATGAAACGCGCCGGCATCGCCTTCCACCAGGTGACCGGCGTGCTGGAGGGCGATCCGCACGTGTGGCAGGAGGTGGACGGCTGGATCGACGCGGCGCGTGTGGCGCACGTGATGGCGCACGGCCGCCTGGGCGTGATGGGCCGCTACTACAACGGCATGCTGGACATCTACTCCGACCTGACCCTGCAGGCGATCACCTTCGGCACGCACATCGAGGTGGTCGAGCCCGACGAACTCGCGGCGATCCGCCGGGACGTCACGGACGAGGACGCGCGGGCGCGGGTAGAGGACTTCGGGCGCGAGTTCGACGTGCAGCCCGACTGCGATCCGGCCGAGCTGCTGCGCGCCGCGCGCACCAGCGTGGCCCTCGACCGCTTCGTGGCCCGTCATGACCTGACCTCGCTCGCGTACTACGCCGAGGGCTCGCCCGGCAGCGAGAACGAGGACGTGCTGACCTCCGTCATTCTGGGCTGCTCGCTGCTCACCGCGCGCGGCATTCCGGTGGCGGGCGAGTACGAGGTCAAGAACGCGCAGGCAATGAAGATCATGGACGTGCTGGGCGCCGGCGGGTCGTTCACGGAGTACTACGCGCTGGATTTCGACGACGACGTGGTGCTGATGGGTCACGACGGTCCCGGCCACACGCGCATCGCCCAGGGCCGCACGAAGGTCCGGCCGCTGGAGGTCTACCACGGCAAGGTCGGCCGCGGCCTGAGCGTCGAGATGAGCGTCCAGCACGGTCCCGTCACGCTGCTGTCGGTGGTGGAGGAGGGCCGCGGCCTGAAACTCCTGGTCGCGCAGGGCGAATCGGTGCCCGGCCCGATCCTGGAGATCGGCAACACGAACAGCCGCTACCGCTTTTCCATCGGCGCGCGCGCCTTCGTGGAGGCGTGGAACGCGCAGGGACCGGCGCACCACTGCGCCATCGGCGTGGGCCACGTGGCCGACCGCCTGCGCAAGCTGGGCGCCCTCAAGGGCCTGGAGGTCGTGCAGGTCTGCTGA
- a CDS encoding TetR/AcrR family transcriptional regulator yields the protein MGRWGPDARGRLERAAMELYEERGYEQTTVAEIAARAGLTERTFFRHFTDKREVLFGGAGILQERVVTGVLDASASATPLQAVMAALNHAGRLFGETPTRSRQRQRIIDATPELQARELSKLSTVAGATADALRQRGVPDPAATLTAEVGIVAFRTAFGHWISDPAERPWSDHLHEALDGLHAVMTGR from the coding sequence ATGGGTCGCTGGGGGCCAGACGCGCGCGGCCGTCTCGAACGGGCGGCCATGGAGCTGTACGAGGAGCGCGGCTACGAGCAGACCACCGTGGCCGAGATCGCCGCGCGGGCCGGCCTCACCGAACGCACGTTCTTTCGCCACTTCACCGACAAGCGCGAGGTGCTGTTCGGCGGCGCGGGCATCCTTCAGGAACGCGTCGTGACCGGAGTGCTGGACGCGTCCGCATCTGCCACGCCCCTCCAGGCGGTCATGGCCGCTCTGAATCACGCCGGCCGGCTGTTCGGGGAGACGCCGACCCGCTCGCGGCAGCGCCAGCGGATCATCGACGCGACGCCCGAACTCCAGGCACGCGAACTGAGCAAACTCTCCACGGTCGCGGGGGCCACCGCGGACGCCCTGCGGCAGCGCGGCGTGCCCGATCCGGCCGCGACCCTCACCGCCGAAGTGGGCATCGTGGCGTTCCGCACGGCCTTCGGTCACTGGATCAGCGATCCCGCCGAGCGCCCGTGGTCGGACCATCTGCACGAAGCGCTGGACGGCCTGCACGCCGTGATGACCGGCCGCTGA